From Campylobacter concisus, a single genomic window includes:
- a CDS encoding DNA-3-methyladenine glycosylase has protein sequence MRRCEWAKGELDIAYHDNEWGKVIKDDRKFFEMIVLEGFQAGLSWHGVLQKRDAMREAFDGFDPEKIKLYGEDEIAKFMQNERLIRNRLKLKSLSANALAFLSVTKEFGSFYEYLLGHLLKKFDPKFDGKQIINHYQDIKQVPATTPMSDFVAKELKKRGFKFLGSVSTYAFLQSVGVVDDHLDYCFCKAKA, from the coding sequence ATGAGACGTTGCGAGTGGGCCAAGGGCGAGCTTGACATAGCCTACCACGATAATGAGTGGGGCAAAGTCATAAAAGACGATAGAAAATTTTTCGAAATGATAGTTTTGGAAGGCTTTCAGGCGGGACTTTCGTGGCATGGGGTGCTTCAAAAAAGAGATGCGATGAGAGAGGCGTTTGATGGCTTTGATCCAGAGAAGATCAAGCTTTACGGTGAGGACGAAATAGCTAAATTTATGCAAAACGAGAGGTTGATTCGCAACAGATTAAAACTAAAATCGCTTTCTGCAAACGCCCTTGCATTTTTATCTGTAACCAAAGAATTTGGCAGCTTTTACGAGTATCTGTTGGGGCATTTACTTAAAAAATTTGACCCGAAATTTGACGGCAAACAGATCATAAATCACTATCAAGATATCAAACAAGTGCCAGCTACTACGCCTATGTCGGACTTTGTTGCAAAGGAGCTAAAAAAGCGAGGGTTTAAATTTTTAGGCTCTGTTAGCACCTATGCTTTTTTGCAAAGTGTGGGCGTTGTAGACGATCATCTGGACTATTGTTTTTGCAAGGCAAAAGCCTGA
- a CDS encoding ATP-dependent DNA ligase — MIRIIFPVLLLLNFAFSLDLLRLSEYKEQNVSDWLASEKLDGVRAYWDGENLLSRQGKKLNAPLSFTKNFPKFALDGELYAKELKFEEIQASVMGKLPDEKAWSRLKFHIFDVPEASGGLPRRLEVLTKFLKNEPNQNLIIIKQIKMRDNAQFLKFAENIIAKGGEGAVVREPNAPYERKRSKNALKFKKFKDAECEVIAVNKGSGKYANLAGSLTCKALGGKDDKEKASEPKEGTIFKIGSGLSDKNRQEPPKIGSIITYKFQNLTSNGKPRFPIFLRVRED, encoded by the coding sequence CTGATCAGAATAATTTTTCCGGTTTTACTCCTTTTAAATTTTGCATTTTCTCTTGACTTGCTGCGCCTTAGCGAGTATAAAGAGCAAAACGTCTCAGACTGGCTAGCTAGCGAAAAGCTTGATGGCGTGCGTGCCTACTGGGACGGAGAGAATTTACTCTCAAGGCAGGGTAAAAAACTGAATGCACCGCTAAGTTTTACTAAAAATTTCCCAAAATTTGCACTTGATGGCGAGCTTTACGCAAAAGAGCTTAAATTTGAAGAGATTCAAGCAAGTGTGATGGGTAAGCTGCCAGATGAAAAGGCGTGGAGCAGGCTTAAATTTCACATTTTTGACGTGCCAGAGGCGAGCGGCGGCTTGCCTCGTAGGCTTGAAGTTTTGACTAAATTTCTAAAAAACGAGCCAAATCAAAATTTGATCATCATAAAGCAGATAAAAATGCGTGATAACGCTCAATTTTTAAAATTTGCTGAAAATATCATCGCAAAAGGCGGCGAGGGAGCAGTGGTGCGTGAGCCAAATGCGCCATACGAGCGAAAACGAAGCAAAAATGCGCTCAAATTTAAGAAATTTAAAGACGCCGAGTGTGAGGTTATCGCCGTAAATAAAGGCAGCGGCAAATACGCTAATCTTGCTGGCTCGCTCACCTGCAAGGCGCTTGGCGGCAAAGATGATAAAGAAAAAGCTAGCGAGCCAAAAGAGGGCACTATCTTTAAAATAGGCTCAGGACTAAGCGATAAAAACCGTCAAGAGCCACCAAAGATAGGCTCTATCATCACATATAAATTTCAAAATTTAACCTCTAATGGCAAGCCAAGATTTCCTATATTTTTAAGGGTTAGAGAGGATTAA
- a CDS encoding luciferase produces MNVSILNLLPIKQGGDAKAAIDAAVRLAKFAEDIGMKRYWVAEHHNMKNLASSATQLIIAHILEHTKSLRVGSGGVMLPNHSPCSIAEQYATLETLFPTRVDLGLGRAPGTDQETAAVLRRGAREIEFDLQINELMDYFNAKRAVKAYPKVDKIPPIYILGSSIYSAYVAAEFGLPYAFASHFAPRALEKAVEIYRQNFKPSPFLKAPYVIAGANVIIAQTDELARSLATTQTQFFLNVVTGEKEYLQPPKKDNDEVFAISGKAGAQAPHFGPIDFRQIELKNRERAVTEEMMACSFIGSKQSVKEQILEFQNRLEVNEIMAQSFIFDEDVQLDSFRALKEIADKI; encoded by the coding sequence ATGAATGTCTCGATATTAAATTTACTACCTATAAAACAAGGCGGTGACGCAAAAGCTGCCATAGATGCGGCCGTCAGACTGGCTAAATTTGCCGAGGATATCGGCATGAAGCGCTACTGGGTCGCAGAGCATCACAATATGAAAAACTTAGCAAGCTCAGCCACGCAGCTCATCATCGCGCACATCTTAGAGCACACAAAAAGCCTGCGTGTGGGCTCTGGCGGCGTGATGCTACCAAACCACAGCCCCTGCTCTATCGCCGAGCAGTACGCCACTCTTGAGACATTATTTCCAACACGCGTCGATCTTGGGCTAGGCAGAGCTCCAGGCACTGACCAAGAGACAGCTGCAGTGCTTAGACGAGGCGCAAGAGAGATAGAATTTGACCTGCAGATAAACGAGCTAATGGACTATTTTAACGCCAAAAGAGCCGTGAAAGCCTATCCAAAAGTAGACAAAATTCCACCTATTTACATACTTGGCTCAAGCATATATAGCGCATACGTGGCGGCTGAATTTGGCCTGCCTTACGCCTTTGCGTCGCACTTTGCACCACGTGCACTAGAAAAAGCGGTAGAAATTTATCGTCAAAATTTCAAACCATCGCCCTTTTTAAAAGCGCCCTATGTCATCGCAGGAGCAAATGTGATAATAGCTCAGACTGACGAGCTAGCAAGGAGTTTAGCCACTACGCAAACGCAGTTTTTCTTAAACGTAGTAACTGGCGAAAAAGAGTATTTGCAGCCACCAAAAAAGGATAACGACGAAGTCTTTGCCATAAGTGGCAAGGCAGGCGCACAGGCTCCGCATTTTGGGCCGATCGACTTTAGGCAAATAGAGCTAAAAAATAGAGAAAGAGCAGTCACAGAAGAGATGATGGCGTGCTCTTTTATAGGCTCAAAACAAAGCGTTAAAGAGCAAATTTTAGAGTTTCAAAATAGACTTGAAGTCAATGAGATCATGGCTCAAAGTTTCATTTTTGATGAGGATGTGCAGCTTGACTCTTTTAGGGCGTTAAAAGAGATCGCGGACAAAATTTAA
- a CDS encoding UDP-glucose 4-epimerase — MKILVTGGAGYIGSHVVKALLKQGKDEITIIDNLCKGSQKALEALQKIGNFKFINANLEDDLSQIFANGKFDAIIHFAAFIEVFESMSEPLKYYLNNTANVARVLKYAKTYNVNKFIFSSTAAVYGEPEVAEVSETTATNPINPYGRSKLMSEQIIKDYATSNENFKFAILRYFNVAGADEEGLIGQNYPNATHLIKVAVQTALGKRESMGIFGDDYATKDGTCVRDYIHVSDLADAHISALEYIGQNGSETFNVGYGRGFSVKEVIETAKEVSGVNFKVQNAPRRDGDPAILISNASKLRSLTSWKPKRDDLALIIKTALEWEKRI, encoded by the coding sequence TTGAAAATTTTAGTAACAGGTGGAGCTGGATACATCGGCAGCCACGTAGTAAAAGCACTTTTAAAGCAAGGCAAAGATGAGATAACCATCATCGACAATCTCTGCAAGGGCTCACAAAAAGCACTTGAAGCACTCCAAAAGATAGGAAATTTTAAATTTATAAACGCAAATTTAGAGGATGATTTGAGCCAAATTTTTGCAAATGGTAAATTTGATGCGATCATCCATTTTGCAGCGTTTATCGAGGTCTTTGAGAGTATGAGTGAGCCACTAAAATACTATCTAAACAACACCGCAAACGTCGCAAGGGTGCTAAAATACGCAAAAACTTACAATGTAAATAAATTTATATTTAGCTCAACAGCTGCAGTTTACGGCGAGCCAGAGGTGGCAGAAGTGAGCGAAACGACAGCTACAAATCCGATAAATCCATACGGCAGAAGTAAGCTTATGAGCGAGCAAATTATCAAAGACTACGCCACTTCAAATGAAAATTTCAAATTTGCGATACTTCGCTATTTTAATGTCGCAGGCGCAGACGAAGAGGGGCTTATCGGTCAAAACTATCCAAACGCTACGCACCTTATCAAAGTGGCCGTACAAACAGCACTTGGCAAGCGCGAGAGTATGGGTATCTTTGGCGATGACTACGCAACAAAAGATGGCACATGTGTGAGGGACTACATCCACGTTAGCGACCTAGCAGACGCTCATATCAGCGCGCTGGAATACATCGGTCAAAACGGTAGCGAAACTTTTAACGTGGGATATGGCAGGGGCTTTAGCGTAAAAGAGGTGATCGAGACGGCAAAAGAAGTAAGTGGCGTGAATTTCAAGGTACAAAATGCACCAAGAAGGGATGGTGATCCAGCTATCCTTATCTCAAACGCAAGTAAACTTCGCTCACTAACTAGCTGGAAGCCAAAAAGAGATGACCTAGCGCTCATCATAAAAACTGCCCTTGAGTGGGAAAAGAGAATTTAA
- a CDS encoding UDP-glucose 6-dehydrogenase, with the protein MKVAVIGTGYVGLVSGACFAKMGNSVICVDVDNKKIEGLKNGVIPIYEPGLADIVSECYKNGSLKFSTQITEALEHADVLFIAVGTPMGADGQADLKYVLSVAKSIGENLSKPLIVVDKSTVPVGTGARVHEVIKSELEKRNMDIKFEVVSNPEFLKEGAAVEDFLKPDRVVIGASSEWGFSVMRELYEPFMKNHDRLICMDVKSAEMTKYAANSMLATKISFINEIANICERVGADVNLVRKGIGSDSRIGYSFIYPGCGYGGSCFPKDVEALIYTARQNGFEPELLNAVESRNKAQKRVLFEKISKFFNGDLKGKTIALWGLAFKPNTDDMREASSLTLIKLLDEAGAKVVAYDPKSSEEAKKYMPDLDIKYAKNKYDALDNADAMVLVTEWSEFRSPDFMEIKERLKNAVIFDGRNQYNAKILAEHGFKYFQIGVKA; encoded by the coding sequence ATGAAGGTAGCAGTAATTGGAACTGGATATGTTGGACTAGTAAGCGGTGCATGCTTTGCCAAAATGGGCAATAGTGTGATCTGTGTCGATGTCGATAACAAAAAGATTGAGGGGCTAAAAAACGGCGTCATACCGATATATGAGCCAGGGCTTGCAGATATTGTTAGTGAGTGCTACAAAAACGGCTCGCTTAAATTTAGCACGCAGATAACTGAGGCGTTAGAGCATGCGGATGTGCTATTTATCGCAGTTGGCACGCCTATGGGCGCTGATGGACAGGCGGATTTAAAATACGTTCTCTCAGTTGCAAAATCAATCGGAGAAAATTTAAGCAAACCACTAATCGTAGTCGATAAATCAACTGTTCCAGTGGGCACTGGGGCCAGAGTTCATGAGGTTATCAAGTCTGAGCTTGAAAAAAGAAATATGGATATTAAATTTGAAGTGGTTTCAAACCCAGAGTTTTTAAAAGAGGGTGCTGCGGTTGAGGACTTTTTAAAGCCAGACCGCGTAGTTATCGGAGCTAGCAGCGAATGGGGATTTAGCGTGATGAGAGAGCTTTACGAGCCATTTATGAAAAATCATGACAGGCTTATTTGTATGGACGTAAAATCAGCCGAGATGACAAAATATGCTGCAAATTCGATGCTCGCAACAAAGATAAGCTTTATAAACGAGATAGCAAATATCTGCGAACGCGTGGGCGCTGATGTAAATTTAGTAAGAAAAGGTATTGGCAGCGACTCAAGGATCGGATATAGCTTCATCTACCCAGGTTGCGGATACGGCGGCAGCTGCTTTCCAAAAGATGTCGAGGCACTCATCTATACGGCTAGGCAAAATGGCTTTGAACCAGAGCTTTTAAACGCGGTTGAGTCTAGAAATAAGGCTCAAAAAAGGGTGCTTTTTGAGAAAATTTCTAAATTTTTTAACGGCGATCTTAAAGGCAAGACTATCGCACTTTGGGGACTTGCATTTAAGCCAAATACCGATGATATGAGAGAGGCTAGCTCGCTAACTTTGATAAAGCTTTTAGACGAGGCTGGTGCAAAAGTGGTCGCTTATGATCCAAAATCAAGCGAAGAAGCCAAAAAATATATGCCAGATTTAGATATAAAATACGCTAAAAACAAATATGACGCGCTTGATAATGCCGATGCTATGGTGCTTGTAACCGAGTGGAGCGAGTTTAGAT